ATGTGATTGTATTGAGCCGCAGGCAGTTGCAAGCGCGTCCATCTGCCGTTGTCATAACGGAATACGTCGGAAAAATTCACGCCTGCCAGCAACAGATTGCCCGCCGCGGCTACGGTGCGCAAGTTGGTTGAGGCAAAAACGGTGCGCCAATTGCGAAAGTCCAACCGATTGACCGAAGCGGCTAAGGAAGTTGCCCGCAGCCCTTGCGAAGTGGCAGCAAAGAGGCTGTCGCGCAGGATAGCCGTTTGAAAAATCGCTACCGTTTCGCCGTTGCCGCCCAAGTTGAGGTAGTTTTCGCGCAGGCGTTTGGCGTTCATGTCCACTACGGCAATGCCAAACGGCAGCGACAAATACGCCAGATTGTTCTGTATCAGCACATGATTGATGCGCCGTGCAGCCTGAATGCCTATGAGCGGCGCGGTTGCCAGCGTGCGGATGTTGATAACGGTTTCATCGCTCAACAGGTCAATTTGCCCGTCGGTATAGCCGATTACCAGCGTTTTTGAAGGTTCGTGCCATGCCAAGGCACTGAAATTATTGCCCGTCAGTCCGTCGGTTTTGTCAATGGTTTGTGTTTCGCCGTCGGTTTTGCGGTAGCGCATCAGCCCGTTTGCGGAAGCGGCATAAATCCATTCACCCGCATCTGCCAGTGCGGTCATCTGCCGAAACGAAGGATGCAGCCGCCACGCCCCGACGGGAATTTCCTGCGCGGCGACAAGGTGTGCCAATAGCAGCAACGCCCATAGGAACGATTGTAGGGACAGGGCGTGCCCTGTCCCTACCGGAATGCGCCCTGTCCCTACATGTATGTGTATATCATTTTTATTCAAAAACATCTTGCAGAGATTTAGGACAGTATTTTCTGTTATCCTACCGAAACGAAGGATCAAAACGCCTCACCCATTCCTCAAAAACGGGAACGCGGATGCGATACTTTCCGTCGGGGGCTTGAACAACAAAACCGTGATTTAACAGCCGTTGCAAAGCGACTTTGTCGGTAATCGGTTCGCCTTTGATAATTTGGCGCACCGTTTGCTTCTCGGGGGTATTCTCCCCTTCCGCAGTGCCGCGCTGTTCCGCGTTCGGTACGCAAAATTCACCCCAAAATATCTCCGTAATGCCGTTGACGGGCTGGTAAATATCGTCTTTAAGGACTTTTTCCAAATCCTTTCGGGTAAGTTGCGCTCGTGCGTTCAGGTTGGCAAGTGCCACCAGCCCTTTACAAATGCGTTGAATCATTTCGGGATGCCCTTGCGTGAGGCGAAATATTTCTTCGGGTATGCCGTTTTCATAGCTGATTTTGCCCTGTACGGGTTCGGTAACCAATTTTCGGGTTTGTTCTTCGTTGAAATAGTCCAACGAAAGTTTTTCCGCTCCCGTCATGCGCGAAGCCCAGTCGGGGCGGTGTAGTTCGGTGAAAAAGGCACTGCCCGCCAACAGGAAAACCACCTCGCTTTGCTTTTGCAGCAAACTGCGCATACTGTCCAATACTGCCGCACCCGCATCCGCATCTCGGCTAAGGGCATGGTGCAAACACTCGTATTCGTCTAAAATAATCAGCAAACGGTAGCCCGTTTGGGCTGCGCCGCTTTCCAAATATGATTTTACGCTTTCCCATGCTTTTGTCCACGACTCGGGCAGTGCCTCCGTCGGCTCGGGTAATTGCAGCGCGCGGGCTGCCTCAGCGCGAATGCTCGCCAGCATTTTGATGAAATGTTGGTGCGGCTGTGCCTTATCGGCAATGATGCCTTGCAGGTCTATAAGTACCGTTTTGGTGCGCGACCCCATCAGGCGCGATAAAAAGCGCAGCAAACTCGTTTTTCCTACGCGCCGTTGCCCTTGCAGAAATACAACGGGTAAGCCTTTGCTTCGCAGCAGCTTTTCCGTCAGTTCGCGCTCCGCGTCTTTGCGCTCCACGTAAATGTGCTCATTTCGTTCGGGGGACAAGGGGTTGCCTGCCCGATAGGGATTGAGCATAATTTTTTGCTCAACAGCCAAACGCTCTTCCGCCTCCCGTAACCTGTCCGATGCCCGCTCTATCCACATGGAAAGAGCAGGCTCATATTCGGTGCACCACAACGGGGATTCGCCTTTGAGCGTGTGTTCTTTCCACTCGTTCAGGCTGCGAACCAAGTCTTCCAAAGCCTCTTTTTGGT
This window of the Rhodoflexus caldus genome carries:
- a CDS encoding AAA-like domain-containing protein, which gives rise to MRRQPLSAELLAERKSSFLLFTENPNRYVPSSRWLHLLENTIQDIQAFEARQELSDQKEALEDLVRSLNEWKEHTLKGESPLWCTEYEPALSMWIERASDRLREAEERLAVEQKIMLNPYRAGNPLSPERNEHIYVERKDAERELTEKLLRSKGLPVVFLQGQRRVGKTSLLRFLSRLMGSRTKTVLIDLQGIIADKAQPHQHFIKMLASIRAEAARALQLPEPTEALPESWTKAWESVKSYLESGAAQTGYRLLIILDEYECLHHALSRDADAGAAVLDSMRSLLQKQSEVVFLLAGSAFFTELHRPDWASRMTGAEKLSLDYFNEEQTRKLVTEPVQGKISYENGIPEEIFRLTQGHPEMIQRICKGLVALANLNARAQLTRKDLEKVLKDDIYQPVNGITEIFWGEFCVPNAEQRGTAEGENTPEKQTVRQIIKGEPITDKVALQRLLNHGFVVQAPDGKYRIRVPVFEEWVRRFDPSFR